One region of Wyeomyia smithii strain HCP4-BCI-WySm-NY-G18 chromosome 3, ASM2978416v1, whole genome shotgun sequence genomic DNA includes:
- the LOC129728214 gene encoding uncharacterized protein LOC129728214: MLEQFMTGLPSSRTIATRPSAVTGIDYWGPILLKPTHRRAAPGKAYVGVFVCFSTKAVHLELVADLSTPKFIQALRRFVSRRGLCSDLHSDNGRNFVGANNELRDLVSSKTHHDAIAAECNQHGIRWHFNPPRASHFGGLWEAAIKSAQKHFVRVLGTRTLAYDDMTTLLCQIESCLNSRPIAPLSDDPTDFEPLTPGHFLTGSCLKCSRFRPLQNFIKPTPPMAPCSKTVPEFVEKMALGISFYIAATYQMVQSTHSTTDRPTGDPSQQQHRTDPMANGTNLSSSSWPRRHRSSCDGPNTK; this comes from the coding sequence ATGCTGGAACAATTCATGACTGGACTTCCTTCTTCGAGAACCATCGCGACTCGACCCTCCGCTGTAACAGGGATCGACTACTGGGGACCAATTCTGCTTAAGCCCACTCACCGCCGTGCTGCACCAGGAAAGGCCTACGTTGGTGTTTTTGTATGCTTTTCCACGAAAGCCGTCCATTTGGAACTAGTTGCTGATCTCAGCACTCCGAAATTTATTCAAGCACTCCGTCGGTTCGTCTCTCGTCGTGGACTTTGTTCCGATCTGCACAGCGACAACGGTCGCAATTTTGTTGGAGCGAACAACGAATTACGGGATCTAGTCAGCAGTAAAACCCATCACGATGCAATCGCAGCCGAATGCAACCAACATGGGATTCGCTGGCACTTCAACCCACCGAGAGCATCTCATTTCGGTGGCCTTTGGGAGGCTGCGATCAAATCAGCTCAAAAACACTTTGTCCGTGTCCTCGGAACGCGTACCCTTGCCTACGACGATATGACCACGCTACTGTGCCAAATAGAATCCTGCCTGAATTCCCGACCGATTGCACCACTGAGTGACGATCCTACCGACTTCGAACCGCTAACTCCAGGTCACTTTTTGACGGGATCCTGCctcaagtgttccagattccGACCTCTCCAAAATTTCATCAAACCGACTCCGCCAATGGCACCTTGTTCAAAAACTGTTCCAGAATTTGTGGAAAAGATGGCACTTGGAATATCTTTCTACATTGCAGCCACGTACCAAATGGTGCAATCCACCCATTCAACTACAGACCGGCCAACTGGTGATCCTTCGCAACAACAACATCGCACCGATCCAATGGCCAATGGCACGAATCTTTCAAGTTCATCCTGGCCCAGACGGCATCGTTCGAGTTGTGACGGTCCAAACACAAAATAA
- the LOC129728216 gene encoding uncharacterized protein LOC129728216 — translation MPSSIIPKKPAQRSVSSHGANQTNVRQCVICSDHHPLYTCGSFSKLSVEEKEKEVRRHQLCRNCPRKGHLSKDCASSSNCRKCRGRHHSLICPNDSSSSKYKSSSPQSSKPLTSSPSSDPPTTSASATVVESISCASAGHCQKTVLLATAVIILIDDHGVEHIARALLDSGSECCFITERFSQRIKVQRKKIYLPITGIGQASTQAKHKLFSKIQSRVGEHSTNVEFLVLPKLTIDLPATSVDTSTWNMPPSIQLADPSFDSTNPVDIIIGAEILFDLFKVPGRIPLGDNLPVLVNSVFGWVVSGKSTISPRTALVVSNVATDDCGLVSNVATISDIHQLMEKFWTIEEDSSSTAYSVEEAACEEHFQRTVTRNAEERYIVRLPVKGDVQRQLTDNRRIAPELHQQYKAFIDEYRDLGHMERIHDYDNPAVQHYYLPHHAVIRQDSTTTKLRVVFNASSKTPNGPSLNDALMVGPTVQEDIRSITMRSRMHQVMIIADAKMMYRQVLVDRRDCRFQLIVWKPSPDHPMETYELRTVTYGTASAPFLVTRVLIQLADDEGHQFPLAARALKKDVYVDDLFSGGETIKEVIELRKQLDALLAKGGFQLRKWASNEEAVLEGIPPENRALLTSFDLDRDQVIKTLGLHWEPATDCLRYKTDFPPDTENQPITKRITLSLIARLYDPLGLVGPVVTSAKIFMQNLWTLKTDDGSSWSWDKELPIDYQTRWIDYKSQLPRLNELRITRCILLANPETIQIHIFSDASQLAYGACTYIRSTNASGRVKVALLTAKSRVAPLKRKSIPRLELCRALLAAKLYEKLATQNCSWNHIAGMVNPADCISRGISADTIIDFDLWWQGPEWLRQPQANWPISTNASDQPPGALEEARLTTIAVPSFPTEPSFVDRERPKTILQSREELIGAENLLIKLVQQQAFNEDWKQLQQSKPVSSKSRLKWFQSVAD, via the exons ATGCCATCGTCAATCATTCCGAAGAAACCAGCTCAGCGTTCCGTTTCGAGTCACGGAGCCAACCAAACTAATGTCCGGCAATGCGTCATTTGTTCCGATCATCACCCTTTATACACTTGTGGGAGTTTTTCGAAGCTTTCGGTAGAAGAAAAGGAGAAAGAAGTCCGTCGCCATCAACTGTGCCGGAATTGTCCGCGAAAGGGTCATCTCTCAAAGGATTGTGCGTCGTCTAGCAACTGCCGCAAGTGTCGTGGACGTCATCATTCTCTGATCTGTCCAAATGATTCCTCTTCCTCGAAATACAAGTCTTCGAGCCCACAGTCATCGAAACCTCTCACTTCCAGTCCTTCTAGCGATCCTCCAACCACTTCTGCATCTGCAACGGTTGTCGAGTCGATCAGTTGCGCGTCCGCTGGACACTGTCAGAAGACGGTCCTTCTTGCCACAGCCGTGATTATTCTCATCGACGACCACGGGGTCGAACACATCGCTCGCGCACTCCTGGACTCGGGAAGTGAATGCTGCTTCATTACCGAACGGTTCTCGCAGCGCATCAAGGTTCAACGAAAAAAGATCTACCTACCGATAACGGGCATCGGTCAAGCATCCACTCAGGCCAAGCATAAACTCTTCTCTAAGATTCAGTCTCGAGTTGGCGAGCACTCCACCAACGTCGAATTTCTTGTTTTGCCCAAATTAACAATCGACTTGCCAGCCACATCCGTCGACACTTCGACATGGAACATGCCTCCCAGCATCCAGTTAGCTGATCCGTCGTTCGACAGCACTAATCCCGTGGATATTATCATCGGAGCCGAAATATTGTTTGATCTGTTCAAGGTTCCTGGTCGCATTCCGCTCGGCGACAATCTTCCAGTGCTGGTCAACTCTGTCTTTGGTTGGGTCGTGTCTGGAAAGTCCACTATCAGTCCACGGACCGCTCTTGTTGTCTCTAACGTCGCTACCGATGACTGTGGGCTTGTCTCTAACGTCGCTACCATCTCCGATATTCACCAACTTATGGAAAAATTCTGGACAATCGAAGAAGATAGCTCATCGACAGCGTACTCCGTTGAGGAAGCAGCATGTGAGGAGCATTTTCAGCGCACCGTTACTCGCAACGCTGAGGAACGATATATCGTTCGCTTGCCAGTCAAGGGGGACGTGCAACGTCAGCTCACCGACAACCGACGCATAGCT CCCGAGCTTCACCAGCAGTACAAAGCCTTCATCGACGAGTATCGCGACCTCGGACATATGGAGCGGATTCATGACTATGACAACCCAGCAGTTCAACACTACTACCTCCCTCATCACGCTGTGATTCGCCAGGACAGCACAACCACCAAATTACGGGTAGTCTTCAACGCTTCAAGTAAAACACCCAACGGACCTTCGCTCAACGACGCCCTAATGGTGGGACCAACCGTGCAAGAGGACATTCGATCGATCACGATGCGATCTCGGATGCATCAAGTCATGATAATTGCCGATGCAAAGATGATGTACCGCCAAGTTCTTGTTGACCGTCGTGACTGTCGATTTCAGCTCATTGTCTGGAAACCATCACCAGACCATCCCATGGAAACGTACGAACTAAGAACGGTGACGTACGGTACGGCCAGTGCCCCGTTCCTTGTCACTCGAGTGCTAATTCAGCTCGCAGATGATGAAGGGCATCAATTTCCACTGGCAGCGAGGGCACTCAAGAAGGATGTCTACGTCGACGATCTCTTTTCCGGTGGCGAAACTATAAAAGAAGTCATCGAACTCCGCAAACAACTAGACGCACTCCTAGCAAAAGGCGGATTTCAGCTTCGCAAATGGGCTTCAAACGAAGAGGCAGTTCTTGAAGGGATTCCACCGGAAAACCGCGCTCTCCTCACTTCCTTTGACCTAGACCGCGACCAAGTCATCAAAACGCTTGGGTTGCATTGGGAACCAGCTACAGATTGTCTACGTTACAAAACCGACTTCCCACCCGACACAGAAAACCAGCCTATCACCAAACGGATTACACTCTCGTTGATTGCTCGTCTCTACGATCCGCTTGGCTTGGTAGGACCCGTCGTCACATCCGCGAAAATCTTCATGCAAAACTTGTGGACTCTAAAAACCGACGACGGATCATCTTGGAGTTGGGACAAGGAATTGCCAATCGACTATCAAACCCGGTGGATCGATTACAAGTCGCAGCTACCCAGACTCAACGAACTCCGCATAACTCGCTGCATTCTTTTGGCGAATCCGGAAACCATTCAAATCCACATTTTCTCCGACGCTTCGCAGCTTGCGTATGGAGCCTGCACCTACATCAGATCAACCAATGCATCTGGGAGAGTCAAAGTTGCCCTACTCACTGCAAAATCAAGGGTAGCTCCTCTCAAGCGGAAGTCAATTCCTCGACTTGAACTGTGTAGGGCCCTATTGGCAGCGAAACTTTACGAGAAG CTCGCCACCCAGAACTGCTCGTGGAATCATATCGCTGGAATGGTAAACCCAGCGGATTGCATTTCTCGTGGAATCTCAGCCGACACTATCATCGACTTCGATCTCTGGTGGCAAGGACCTGAATGGCTTCGACAACCCCAAGCAAATTGGCCAATCTCTACGAATGCATCCGATCAACCGCCTGGAGCATTGGAAGAAGCTCGTCTAACAACCATAGCTGTCCCATCGTTTCCAACTGAACCATCTTTCGTCGACCG TGAGCGCCCGAAAACTATCCTACAAAGTAGGGAAGAGTTAATTGGAGCGGAAAATCTGCTAATCAAATTGGTGCAACAACAGGCGTTTAACGAAGATTGGAAACAACTTCAACAATCGAAACCCGTGTCATCTAAATCCCGCCTCAAATGGTTCCAATCGGTGGCAGACTAG